The sequence below is a genomic window from Rattus rattus isolate New Zealand chromosome 3, Rrattus_CSIRO_v1, whole genome shotgun sequence.
CACCTGAAGTtagtctctggcctctgtgtgcacacatgagcattTTGCACACTTAAGCAAACatgcacaaaattaaaaaaaaacaactaaataaataaaacaaacaaacaaagctctgGGTGCTGGAGCTGCTGTTCTGAGAGACTGGATCATATCTCGGTGTCTTCACTTTCAGTCAGCTGCAGACCCCAGCACCCTTGAGAATCAGTAACACTGAGTTGCGAACCACCACAAAGCAAGCATCTGGTGTCTGCCCAGGTGTCCACCAAAAGCACACTTGTTTAATTAACTATTTGAGGAAAACGACAggttctttttcccattggaacTTCATTTTCCGTTACCTTGCCAAATCCATAAGGTCTAAAATCAGTAACCTTTGACCTCCAtccccatacatacacaggaaCCCCCTGAACTAAGCCAGCAGTGCCTTTGTGGCCAAATCTGAGTCCAAGTCCTCTGTCGATGGTTCCCACACTTGTCGGCCagtcccaccctccccacccccgttcCCCTCAGATGTTCTTTGAGTGCCTTTTGTCCATCAGGAAGTACATCTCTGTTACAGAGCCAGAGAGCACTGTGTTTTGTCCTGACTGAATGAAGGAAAGCCAGCAGAGTGGGGCTGCAGCTGGCCTCAGCTGGCCAGCCCTCTGATGACCTATGGAAATAAAGGATGTTTTAAAGACTCTGCTTCGCTCTTGCCAAGAAAACTACTGAGGTCAAGGGTAAGACCAGAGGTCAGTGGAGGCAAAAGTCCTCTCTTGGCAGGTCACAGCAGACCTAAGTAAAAGCTTATTTGAGTAAGATCTCAAGATGCAGCTCTGGACTCGCCCTATTCCTGTGGTGCACTCCACATCGCTAGTTACAAAGAATCTTGTATTTGCATTGCTCCCGGAAGATCTGAGCCCAGAGAAGTTAAAACCCAGCAGAGAAGGGTGCTTCCTCCCACTTCCCACAAAGATACCACAGACTAGTGAACCCAAGCGGACAGGGAAGAGCAGGCCCCGGAGACTAGGCTAAACTCTGCTCCAACTTATAGCCACCTGAAGGAAGCAAGTGTCACAGCAGGGCCAGCCAACGAACCAGAAATaggccctgctgctgctgctgctggaaagGGCTCTTAGAGATTTCTCTAGAAAGAGGGTTTCTTTGGTATAGCCCAGGCACGGTGGATGATGATCTGTGTCTGATCACATgcgttttgttgttgtcgttttttgtttttcactagTGCCCTAAAAGAAGTTTCTGGAAACAAAATGCTAGGGCTCTTGAGGGCTAAGCAGAAATATCACAGCACCCAGCTgcttccttcatccttcctcaCTGTCCTCTCCAAGAGTCTGCATTGGTAATTTCCAGTCCCACCTTAGGCGCTAACGCTATTCTGGGAAAGGGCTTAATTGATTGCGTACTGGCACATCTTTCACTGTTTGTTCCGTGAGGTGGGAAAGGGCCTTGGGGGCTCAGGTTAGGCGAGCATATTAGCCAGTCACAGAGTTCTCTGCATTTTAGATAGGAACAGGATCATAaactcccccccgccccccagctctGTTCCTTTCCCGGTGACACAGCAGACCACCCCTGGTTGCAGCCCCGTtcccccctcctccacttcccatACCTTGTGGGTGAGTGAGTGTTGCTTGAGGTGATGGGGTTGCACGAACTCCATGCCGCACTCGGAGCAGATGTAGGGACGGATGTCCTTATGCTTCATCATGTGATTCTGCAGCTGGCTTGGGTACTGGAAGGTCTTGTCGCACTCCGAGCAGTTGTACTGGATGGGGCCCCGATGCGTAGTGAGGTGCCTTTTCAGCTGAGCCAGGGTGGGGAAGTCGAGGCCGCACTCCACGCAAATGTTCTCGCGCCCGCTGGCGTGTTTGGCCTCGTGGGCCTTGAGCTCGCTGGGGTAGGCAAAGCCCCGACTGCAAACGCGACAGTTGTGCGGCTTCACCTCGCTGTGCTGCATCATGTGACGCTTCAGGTGGCTGGTCTGGGTGAAGGCCTTGTGGCACACCTGGCATTTGTGGGGCCGAGTGCCCTGGTGTGTCAGCATGTGGGTGTGCAGATGGCTGAGCTGCTTGAAGAGCTTCCCACAACGGGAGCACGCGTGCGGCTTGATCCCGCTGTGGCCAAGGATGTGGGTCACCAGGTTATACTTGGAAGTGTAAGACTTGTCACAGGTGGGGCACTGCCAGCGCTTCTGAGCCCCACCCACATCCACGTAGTAGCTGTCATCAATCTGGACGTTCACATCCACCCTCTCCACCTTCTGTTTAGTCTCCTCGCTCTCCAGGGGCTCCACTTTGCGGGGTAACACTGGCTCGGGGGGCTGCTTAGGCAGAAAGGTGTGCCTGCTGAAGGGGAAGGGTGAGGACGAGGGCATGAAGAAGGGAAACATGAGTCCAGGGTGGACTTTGGGGTAGTAGGGGTAAGgcgcaggcaggaaggcaggaggagtgGGCTGGGGCCACATGGCGCTGGGTTTCACCGGCTCCTGCTTGACTGGTTTGCCCCCCAGGTGCTCCAGGGTGCGATAGAACTGCAAGCCCACATTGCACAGGTCGATCATCTGGGAGTCACACTTGGGACGCTGTGGCTGCGGAAAAAGCAGAGCGAGGTTCGGAGGACCCAAGCTCTTGCTCTCCTGAGCGATGGTGGCTTCTTCTGCAGAGTGATTGTAAGGCACCTTGGTGGGCATGCTCTTCCGTTTCCGGGACCCTCCTCCCTCGAAGACCTCAGGGAATCCATCAAGGTCTCCTGGAGAAGGTTCATACCGAAACTGTGAAAAGGGGCCCCGGAGGGCTTCCGGGAAGGGGTGTCTTTGGGGAGCCTTCCCCCGGGAAGCCTCGGGCTGTAGGCAGTGGGGAAAAGAAGGGATGCTTTTCGCAGCAGCGTTGAGGGGCCCATCCTCGTCTTTGACCATCTTCATCACCTTCTGCATCCTCTGCAGCTtctctttaaagagaaagaaaacttttgTGAGGTTTTGCTTTGCCTTGTTTCCGATCTTCTTTTCTGAACTTAAAGAGGTTTTGGATAGGGATCAGTACTAacttataaaaaatattattatattgatCCTCTGAGTTCTTTTAAATTCACCTGCTAATGTGGTGCTACCCATCTGAGGGCCTATTGTGAACTACAGAGCCATAGAATTTCAGTATCATAGGGGCTGGGAGTGGGTTTGTTCTGACAGAAACCTGAAAGTTTATCTGTCCCTCGTgtatctccctctccttctgtttAAAGCGAGGGTCCTAAAGCCCCTGAGGACGAAATGATGTGTTCATACAGCACAGCTactcagtgggggtgggggtggaggtgggggtgggggtggggggtcagaACCGGGACGCAGACTGCAGCAGTTCTCATCTGAGTTGGAATTACCACTCATTGGTGTTTTAAATGTCTTGTTGCTGAATTTCTTGGCGTATGAAAACCAGTTTCTACCGCTTGTTCTgagcctgtgctgccaccagaTAAGGATATTCTAAGACCGTGAAAGAGAGAGACTTTAACTCTGAGCTCGGATATGATGTGGACGAGCAAGGTAAGCTGCTAGGTACATCAAGTAGAGGAGGCTGACACGAGGAGAAAACACGGGCATTTTCATGTTCCCGAGTCACGCTGTCATGACGTTCATACATCCTAAATCCTCAGTCAGAAGCAATGTCAAGGCTAGTGGACTTTGGGGAAGGGTATTCCAAGGTTATGGATCTCTAAACCTATGCTTGTGTCTCTCCCTTCACATGGATGTTCAAGTTAAGGGAGGCCTGTGGAGTCTGTCCATCCTTTGTGTATGGGCTTGGTAACCAAATATTAAATACACATTATTTAAAGATCTTCAGCGAATCGATCtgagaacaataataataataataaatataatatttaatatactcTATTATGCACTATAAGactataataatattattatggtaataataaataatgccTAGCAACATTTATCCTTCATTCAGTGAGTAGGTATGCCCCTGGTTTGTAGGAAGTGATGGGGTTGGGAGAGAGACCTTGCTTGTCGTCTCCAAGAACATGTGGGCGGGCATTAAACAAAAGTTGGGCACTGTTGCTGCCAGAAGACCCAGACCAGAGGTGGGGACAGCAGAGGCTCTTTGGTGTGCTTCCATTTTTGCTACGTGGGCATCAGAATCTGATCTCTAGATTCACAGTTGTAGAAGTGCAATTCGGACCCAGGGTTTTCTTGATTGGCCGGCATTGGCAATAGTGATTCTCCGGAGTTGACTAGTCCTGCCCTTTAGAGATAGATTCCCTTTGGCAAAGAGGCCGTTGAGACTGAAAGGGATTCTTGGAAGCTGTTAGTGCCCTTCACTGTCTGAAGAGCCTACCCCATGCCAAAGTGGTTTTATATTTTACTCCAATACAGTTAAAATAAGCACTTATTCCTAGATCACGCCAGAGAGCTTGATGGGAGAATGTGTCTCTAAGGGGCATGCCAGCACacaatgactttttctttttgtttttgtttttgttattaagaaGGTATTTAAAAGGTTGTGGCTGGTGATAGGAGGCCCTTCTGTCACATACTCTCTCTTATATATGGGGAGTCTTGGACAGGAACATCATCACAGATTTTGAAACTGAagattttttagttttttccccACTGTTAACTGTTATTTtcctgtttaatattttttatttagtttgacaTTATGGATTggctgacatatatatatatatatatacatatatatatatatatatatatattaacagtGGCACTCCTAACATAAAACTAACCTCAAAAGCACATTTGCCTTTTCAGGTTATCACCAATAATCTGGGAACTTGAAGAATTTTGAgcaaagattttttattttaaatacaagcACCACCATTATGTTCCCAAAGGTAgagattttatatatgtatatcctcATATTTTACTTAGTTCAACACCTGAAAATTAATTTCCAACTGTGTAGGCTTTCTGTCCTCTCATTCCTAAAAGAGTATTTACTTTATGTGCCCTAGAATAAAGTCAGTGGCCCTAGGAAGTATTAAAGAGCAGGggatccggggttggggatttagctcagtggtagagcacttgcctagcaagtacaaggccctgggttcggtccccagctccgaaaaaaaaagaattaaaaaaaaaaaaaagcaggggatCCACCCATGGACTTTTGGTCAGATCTTAAAAACAGCAGGCCCCTTCTACCGAAAGATCTTAGGAAACATGGCCAACCCCTACAGAGGGAGGTCAAGGAGAATTAGCCTTTCTTCCCCCTTGGCCTTCTTGGAGAGCAACCAACTGAGGCCACTGCTAGCTACTAATGCCCCTGTGTTTGAGGGTCAGGTGCTAGGAGCCGCCCTTGGGAGTCGAAGAACAACAACAGAACTCAGAAGGGAAGCAATACTGGGGAGGGGCAGAGCTCAAGGTCAGGCTCACCTTAGAGGAAATCCAGCTTGAACTTAGCTGAGTTAAAATTCTGGGTGTCCTCAGcagaaaatattattaatagaCCCTAGAACCCTTCAAATACATACCGCCCACACGCCCTCCTTCAATTCTAAAAATACACCCACAGGCATCCAGGCAGCTGCAGGATTCCAGTGCCGGAGGCAAGAGAGACTTGGGGACAAGTGATTGACTGGGAGTCCTATATCTAAGAACAGCAGAAACCCTCTGCTTGGTGGGCATTGCAGGCTGCTTCCTGAACCCTGAAGAAACCCAGCAGGCTGTAAGGCAGTTTCCCACCTGTTATGTACGTGTCAAAAcagcacacagaaagaaagaactgaaatttTCAAGTGGACAGCTGCGGGATTAGGGAAGGAACATCACTTTGGAGCCTGGGGAATCTGGGCTTGAACCCTGGGTCATTGGTGACTGAGGAAGACTGAGCAGGTTAGGTTTGAGGTCTGCTGTTCTCATCTGTCAAATGGGAGCTTGGATGCCCTCATAGGCTTACAGGCTTAAAGTGGAGCGTGCCCTTGAGGAATGGGAAACTAGATAGGACGGGAGGGCTGGGGTTCATGATCAGAGGACGGATACTGGCAGTCACACTTCTATTTTCCAAACAGACACTGTTGATTACCACTGATGGGCATCTTAGCCTCTGCTCTACAAGTTCAAGCCCAAGGCTTTAACCCTTTTAGGCTGTGTTGGTCTTGTCACGGGGTAAAGGCATACATACTCAAAGAGCCAATGAGTTTACTAATTGCATGTAGTGATAGCTTTCGAGTTTAAGAAgacttccccaccctcccccatgcttcttttcctgtgttgaagatgctctcctgTCTACATTTATACCAGACTGCTTAGGGAAGCAGAGAGTTGGAGGATGGGAAGCTCGTAGGCACTACATTAGCTTGTGTAAGAGATTGAAAGACTGTCCTTAACTAACACTGGAGGTCACTTGTCTGGGAAAGTACAAATTCTGTACAAAGGTACAGATGCTAGGACAGTGCTGGATCAATATTGACAGACCAGTGCTTGCACTGATTGGGGATTGACCGAGcctctcacaggggtcacctaagaccctGGAGAAACATAAACGATTACATCACTACTCATAACAGTAACAGATATAGTTAGgttgtagcaacaaaaatgattttacggttgggggggggtcaccacaacacgagaaagtgtattaaagggtcacagccttagggaggttgagaaccactgttctcgACTGTGGGAATAAGAACccactttttttttgtattgtccGATGCTGTGTCTCTAGATTCTACCACATGCTTGGTTCAAAGGAAGATGCTTTGAGAGAAGAAACAATTAGTTCTTGTATGTAATGCCTCCATATGAAGCCTATATGTGTGCACTTTTGTCTTACATGACCAAGGTTATGGTGACTTTTGGTATGTGATGAACATGATTGGTAGAATCCTCACAGGTTCTAGGGAA
It includes:
- the Znf366 gene encoding zinc finger protein 366; this encodes MQKVMKMVKDEDGPLNAAAKSIPSFPHCLQPEASRGKAPQRHPFPEALRGPFSQFRYEPSPGDLDGFPEVFEGGGSRKRKSMPTKVPYNHSAEEATIAQESKSLGPPNLALLFPQPQRPKCDSQMIDLCNVGLQFYRTLEHLGGKPVKQEPVKPSAMWPQPTPPAFLPAPYPYYPKVHPGLMFPFFMPSSSPFPFSRHTFLPKQPPEPVLPRKVEPLESEETKQKVERVDVNVQIDDSYYVDVGGAQKRWQCPTCDKSYTSKYNLVTHILGHSGIKPHACSRCGKLFKQLSHLHTHMLTHQGTRPHKCQVCHKAFTQTSHLKRHMMQHSEVKPHNCRVCSRGFAYPSELKAHEAKHASGRENICVECGLDFPTLAQLKRHLTTHRGPIQYNCSECDKTFQYPSQLQNHMMKHKDIRPYICSECGMEFVQPHHLKQHSLTHKGVKEHKCGICGREFTLLANMKRHVLIHTNIRAYQCHLCYKSFVQKQTLKAHMIVHSDVKPFKCKLCGKEFNRMHNLMGHLHLHSDSKPFKCLYCPSKFTLKGNLTRHMKVKHGVMERGLHSQGLGRGRLVLAQSTGALRNLEQEEPFDLSQKRSAKGPMFQSDMDSTQGCLYPEEEEEEEEEADEEDKCYDVEPYSPSLASESQQLCAPEDLSTKQEQAPQGAGEGCQDQDTPEEPQEDSSEDHESRDIDCEVRDERLSSRLLQSGGQGPSFSDYLYFKHRDEGLKEFLERKMEKQAVLLGI